From a single Pseudoalteromonas sp. Scap06 genomic region:
- a CDS encoding aldehyde dehydrogenase family protein, protein MIYANPGTADALITFKQQYGNYIGGEWVEPVNGQYFENISPVNGKVFCKIPRSDKDDINLALDKAHAVKTQWGTTSVTERSNILLKIADRIEQNLELLAVAETWDNGKAIRETLAADIPLAADHFRYFAGCLRAQDGSIGEIDETTVAYHFHEPLGVVGQIIPWNFPILMAAWKLAPALAAGNCVVLKPAEQTPASILVLMEIIGDLLPGGVLNVVNGFGKEAGEALATNTRIAKIAFTGSTPVGSHILKCAAENIIPSTVELGGKSPNIFFSDVMEKDDSYLDKAIEGAILAYFNQGEVCTCPSRLFIQEDIYEQFIERILKRTKQIKRGNPLDSETMVGAQASKAQFDKILSYIDIGKQEGAEVLSGGHVEQLSDELNGGYYIQPTLLKGTNDMRVFQEEIFGPVISMSTFKDEAEALELANGSEFGLGAGVWSRNMNRAYHFGRKIEAGRVWTNCYHMYPAHAAFGGYKKSGIGRETHKLALDHYQQTKNLLVSYSEDPLGFF, encoded by the coding sequence ATGATTTACGCAAATCCAGGCACAGCAGACGCACTCATCACATTTAAACAGCAGTATGGTAACTATATTGGCGGCGAGTGGGTTGAACCCGTTAATGGTCAATACTTTGAGAATATTAGCCCTGTAAATGGCAAAGTGTTTTGTAAAATTCCCCGCTCTGACAAAGACGATATTAATTTGGCGCTTGATAAAGCGCATGCCGTAAAAACGCAGTGGGGCACAACCTCAGTGACCGAGCGCAGTAATATTTTATTAAAAATTGCCGATCGCATTGAACAAAATCTAGAGCTACTTGCAGTGGCCGAAACATGGGATAACGGTAAAGCCATTCGCGAAACCCTCGCCGCTGATATTCCACTTGCTGCGGACCACTTTCGTTACTTTGCCGGTTGCTTGCGTGCTCAAGATGGCAGTATTGGTGAAATAGACGAAACCACGGTGGCGTATCATTTTCATGAACCATTAGGTGTTGTAGGGCAAATTATTCCGTGGAACTTTCCAATTTTAATGGCTGCATGGAAGCTAGCGCCGGCACTAGCAGCTGGTAACTGTGTGGTACTTAAACCTGCTGAGCAAACACCTGCATCAATATTAGTGTTAATGGAAATTATTGGTGATTTACTACCCGGCGGCGTGCTAAACGTAGTAAATGGTTTTGGTAAAGAAGCCGGTGAAGCACTGGCAACTAATACGCGTATAGCTAAAATTGCCTTTACAGGCTCAACCCCTGTGGGTTCACATATTTTAAAATGCGCAGCTGAAAATATTATTCCTTCAACGGTAGAACTTGGGGGAAAATCACCTAATATTTTCTTTAGCGATGTTATGGAAAAAGACGACTCATACCTAGATAAAGCAATTGAGGGCGCCATTCTTGCCTACTTTAACCAAGGTGAAGTATGTACTTGTCCATCACGCTTGTTTATCCAAGAAGATATTTATGAGCAATTTATAGAGCGCATTTTAAAACGTACCAAGCAAATTAAACGCGGTAACCCGCTAGACAGCGAAACCATGGTAGGTGCGCAAGCCTCTAAAGCACAGTTTGATAAAATTTTAAGTTACATAGATATTGGCAAACAAGAAGGTGCTGAAGTACTCAGTGGCGGTCATGTTGAGCAACTTAGCGATGAGCTAAATGGTGGCTATTACATTCAACCTACTTTATTAAAAGGAACTAACGATATGCGCGTGTTCCAAGAAGAAATTTTTGGCCCCGTTATTTCAATGTCGACCTTTAAAGACGAAGCCGAAGCGCTCGAATTGGCTAATGGCTCAGAATTTGGTTTAGGCGCAGGTGTATGGAGCCGTAATATGAACCGCGCTTATCACTTTGGTCGCAAAATAGAAGCCGGTCGCGTATGGACCAACTGTTACCATATGTACCCAGCACACGCTGCGTTTGGCGGTTATAAAAAGTCTGGTATAGGCCGCGAAACACACAAACTCGCGCTCGATCATTACCAACAAACTAAAAACTTATTAGTAAGTTACAGCGAAGATCCCCTTGGCTTCTTTTAA
- a CDS encoding AraC family transcriptional regulator — MYSSQLNKKRQQLDVLIENKVSFAADNSELSIYDTYKSAQKVALHSNELLFCAMLSGKKIMHVENSQYHKAFLPHESFVLAPEQGVLIDFPQATINSPTTCLAIEISTDKITNVANALNMQQNFASDALFEYSPNLVHTQHNTQTQQLLERMVHLFSEQGAERHYLIDLSLNELITRLLQQQSRDLLLANCDKLRLKSNVSDALHYIEEHLSDTLDIDTLCKITCMSRSKFYQQFKLAFGTSPALWQQQLRLKKARTLLLEGQAISKVCYDLGFNNASHFSRLFKQTFGIAPKQCRH, encoded by the coding sequence ATGTATTCGTCGCAGTTAAATAAAAAACGCCAACAACTTGATGTACTTATTGAAAACAAAGTGAGCTTTGCTGCCGACAACAGCGAACTGAGTATTTATGATACTTATAAAAGTGCGCAAAAAGTGGCGCTGCATTCAAACGAATTATTATTTTGTGCCATGCTCAGTGGCAAAAAAATTATGCATGTTGAGAATAGTCAGTATCATAAAGCGTTTTTACCACACGAATCGTTTGTATTAGCGCCCGAGCAAGGGGTGCTGATTGATTTTCCTCAGGCAACTATCAACTCACCTACCACCTGTTTAGCGATTGAAATCAGCACCGATAAAATAACCAATGTGGCTAATGCACTTAATATGCAGCAAAACTTTGCTAGTGATGCCTTGTTTGAATACAGCCCTAATTTAGTGCATACCCAACATAATACGCAAACTCAGCAGTTATTAGAGCGAATGGTGCATTTATTTAGTGAGCAAGGCGCCGAGCGACACTACTTAATTGATTTATCGTTAAACGAATTGATCACCCGTTTATTACAACAACAAAGCCGTGATTTATTGCTGGCAAACTGTGACAAGCTACGCCTAAAAAGTAACGTGAGTGATGCACTACATTATATTGAAGAGCATTTAAGCGACACACTCGACATAGACACCTTGTGCAAAATAACTTGTATGAGTCGTAGTAAGTTTTACCAGCAATTTAAACTCGCTTTTGGCACAAGCCCTGCACTTTGGCAGCAACAACTTAGACTTAAAAAAGCCCGCACGCTTTTATTAGAAGGCCAAGCTATAAGTAAAGTGTGCTACGACCTTGGTTTTAATAACGCCAGTCATTTTAGCCGTTTATTTAAGCAAACCTTTGGGATTGCACCTAAACAGTGTCGGCATTAA
- a CDS encoding TonB-dependent receptor domain-containing protein — MITNNKKQTRGVGARTLLATAVTAALLIAPAAHAVDGSSIVKGHIVAQSGNDLTGATITLKHKSKGLVYTITSNAEGDYLLRNVPVGTYDVTIVKDGYQAMTEENVAVTIGQSIILDVQLYKAGIDIERIAVAGSAIRRVDMASSTSGLTFSDAELKAMPVNTGFESIALLAPGTAAPGGSNFKGASSFGGSSAAENGYYFNGLNVTSIRTGLGSIRLPWEAISQTQVKTGGVSPEFGGALGGIVNAVSKSGDNDFKLGAEVRWDPDSLRNQHDSIFQDSGTISTNTKQSSYDFKEVQLWASGALIEDTLFFYGLFAPRREESSSAGQTTFSDFERDEDRWFTKVDWFINEDHSIGFSAMNNKRTWTDKTFAYNWKDNVVGDQQGVDAPGEDGGNVYSINYNGYLTDTFSVSAVVGRVTENVENVVASPNPGVWDERNGFVTLSQHTNSGITEEEYIRDQARIDFNWDLDMHSIQFGIDYTNVKVDFFEGQNGIGDAKGWWTVKTAGENDVSGATLGTDFIERRIRSREVDSATTSLAFYINDSWQATDNLVLNMGLRYSQFENTVSDGRAFVDIDNQIAPRIQAIYDVNGDGSAKVFATFGRYFQPVSANMNITQGSASIEWFEYFELDQLEGSGSPSLLADGSPSRGDMLRDRRWRQRGITEPGLIASASLKPMYSDEFTIGYQQEVFDTMSAGVRAIYRDLGRSVEDTDVGPVLAKKLAEMGITDNVGQGSYYVLNNPGEAIQMSYDFDGDGEIDNVNLSADELALAEAQRKYLALEFTLDGNITDDLRINTSYTWSHSYGNTEGLVKTDNNQADPGWTTSYDYGDLMDHGYGNLPNDHRHAIKFSGAYNITDSLTLGLVARTTSGRPKSYFSVHPEGVDSCEQGSPWDACVSKYYDQASHYDENGNPAPRGSKGNLPWLTNIDMSLTYYTDFFGSNVILKGTVYNLLNSDSAININEERAQYGENGLKLNPDYGLVTGRQGARYVSLTARIEF; from the coding sequence ATGATTACAAATAATAAAAAACAAACTCGAGGCGTGGGTGCTAGAACTCTGCTGGCAACTGCGGTAACAGCAGCATTATTAATTGCACCAGCGGCACACGCTGTTGATGGCAGTAGTATTGTTAAAGGTCATATTGTTGCGCAATCGGGGAATGATTTAACCGGCGCAACTATTACACTTAAGCACAAAAGCAAAGGGTTGGTTTACACCATTACCAGTAACGCCGAGGGTGATTACTTATTAAGAAACGTACCTGTAGGTACATACGATGTAACTATTGTAAAAGACGGTTATCAAGCAATGACTGAAGAAAATGTTGCGGTAACTATTGGCCAATCAATAATACTTGATGTACAACTTTATAAAGCTGGTATTGATATAGAGCGTATCGCGGTAGCAGGTTCGGCAATTCGTCGTGTAGATATGGCATCTTCCACCTCTGGCTTAACGTTTAGTGATGCTGAACTTAAAGCAATGCCGGTAAATACTGGTTTTGAGAGTATTGCGTTACTAGCGCCAGGTACTGCAGCTCCTGGTGGTTCTAATTTCAAAGGAGCCTCTAGTTTTGGTGGCTCATCAGCCGCTGAGAATGGCTACTATTTTAATGGCTTGAATGTAACCAGTATTCGCACAGGGTTAGGTTCAATTCGTCTTCCATGGGAGGCTATTTCGCAAACTCAAGTTAAAACGGGTGGTGTTAGCCCTGAATTTGGAGGGGCATTAGGCGGTATTGTAAACGCTGTATCTAAATCAGGCGATAATGATTTTAAACTTGGTGCAGAGGTGCGCTGGGATCCTGATAGTCTTCGTAATCAGCATGATTCAATATTTCAAGATAGTGGCACCATCAGTACCAACACTAAGCAAAGTAGTTACGATTTTAAAGAAGTACAGTTATGGGCGAGCGGTGCGCTTATTGAAGATACGCTGTTCTTCTATGGCTTATTTGCTCCACGCAGAGAAGAGTCTAGCAGCGCTGGGCAAACCACGTTCTCTGATTTTGAGCGTGATGAAGATCGTTGGTTCACGAAAGTGGATTGGTTTATTAATGAAGATCACTCTATTGGTTTCTCTGCAATGAACAATAAACGTACTTGGACTGACAAAACGTTTGCTTATAATTGGAAAGATAATGTTGTGGGTGATCAGCAAGGGGTAGATGCACCAGGTGAAGATGGCGGTAATGTTTATAGTATTAACTACAATGGCTATCTGACAGATACTTTTTCAGTGTCAGCCGTTGTTGGCCGTGTTACTGAGAATGTTGAGAACGTGGTAGCGTCTCCAAACCCAGGTGTATGGGATGAAAGAAATGGTTTTGTTACGTTAAGCCAGCACACTAATTCAGGAATAACAGAAGAAGAGTACATCCGAGACCAAGCTCGCATTGATTTTAACTGGGATTTGGATATGCATTCAATCCAATTTGGTATTGATTACACTAACGTGAAGGTCGATTTTTTTGAAGGTCAAAATGGTATTGGGGATGCTAAAGGCTGGTGGACAGTAAAAACGGCCGGTGAAAACGATGTATCGGGCGCTACACTAGGTACTGACTTTATCGAAAGAAGGATTCGTAGCCGTGAGGTCGATTCTGCTACCACTTCATTAGCGTTTTACATTAATGATTCATGGCAAGCTACTGATAATTTAGTGCTTAATATGGGTTTGCGTTATAGCCAGTTCGAAAACACTGTTTCAGATGGTCGGGCTTTTGTTGATATAGATAATCAAATCGCGCCACGTATACAAGCAATTTATGACGTTAATGGTGATGGTAGTGCAAAAGTATTTGCAACCTTTGGGCGTTATTTTCAACCTGTCTCTGCGAACATGAATATCACCCAAGGTTCTGCATCTATTGAATGGTTTGAGTATTTCGAACTGGATCAATTAGAAGGTAGCGGTTCACCTTCTTTATTAGCTGATGGCTCACCTAGCAGAGGGGATATGTTACGTGATAGACGCTGGCGTCAGCGGGGTATTACTGAACCAGGGCTAATTGCCTCTGCTTCTTTAAAACCAATGTACAGCGATGAATTTACAATTGGTTATCAGCAAGAAGTGTTTGATACGATGTCTGCAGGTGTACGTGCTATTTACCGTGATTTAGGTCGCAGTGTTGAAGACACTGATGTAGGCCCTGTGCTTGCCAAAAAGCTTGCTGAAATGGGTATAACCGATAACGTAGGGCAAGGTTCATATTACGTACTCAATAACCCTGGTGAAGCGATTCAAATGTCGTATGACTTTGATGGTGATGGAGAAATTGATAACGTAAATTTAAGTGCTGATGAACTTGCACTTGCCGAAGCACAACGCAAATATTTGGCGCTTGAGTTTACCTTAGATGGCAATATAACTGATGACTTGCGTATCAATACTTCATATACATGGTCACATAGCTATGGTAATACCGAAGGTTTAGTTAAAACGGATAATAACCAAGCCGATCCTGGTTGGACGACCTCCTACGACTATGGTGATTTGATGGATCATGGCTATGGTAATTTACCAAATGACCACCGCCACGCTATTAAGTTTAGTGGCGCCTATAATATTACCGATTCATTGACCCTAGGTTTAGTTGCGCGAACTACATCAGGTCGTCCAAAGAGCTACTTCTCAGTTCACCCTGAAGGTGTCGATAGCTGCGAACAAGGAAGCCCATGGGATGCATGTGTTAGTAAATATTACGATCAAGCATCTCATTATGATGAAAATGGCAACCCTGCGCCACGTGGCAGTAAAGGTAATTTACCTTGGCTCACTAATATAGACATGTCATTGACGTACTACACTGACTTTTTTGGCTCAAACGTGATTTTAAAAGGCACTGTTTATAATTTGCTTAATAGCGATAGTGCGATAAATATCAACGAAGAGCGTGCTCAGTACGGTGAAAATGGCTTAAAGCTTAATCCTGATTATGGCTTAGTGACAGGACGTCAAGGTGCTCGCTATGTGTCATTGACCGCACGAATAGAGTTTTAA
- a CDS encoding dihydrodipicolinate synthase family protein: METNCKDWRYTVMPAVFTWLKETESGTVAIDLDATKKYAADILKVQGKGGTRMGGLVGSGTLGENSYLSSEQRLSLLKALSSVAKEYNVPLISGAAAETKEELAKIVTELATVGVDTVMVMPPKTKYTPSDEEMYAYYSLSATAAKEAGITIMPYNNPDAAGYHPLSTDLLTKLAALPEVTALKISTIDVSVIETMVLENKDIKVLAGVDTVTIHAGLAGACGGITGVGCIFPKASVTMQEYVNKGEWAEANKISQAMNSISYLDAQPLLLEYLKFAFGIHHNDVTGGLRTFGKKLNQQQIDDVHTRYALAKERLEGLGLID, encoded by the coding sequence ATGGAAACAAACTGTAAAGATTGGCGATACACAGTTATGCCAGCCGTATTTACATGGCTCAAAGAAACAGAGTCTGGAACCGTTGCAATTGACCTTGATGCAACGAAAAAATACGCTGCAGATATTTTAAAGGTGCAAGGCAAAGGTGGAACTCGTATGGGAGGCCTTGTTGGCTCTGGTACTCTTGGTGAGAACAGCTACCTAAGCTCCGAACAGCGTCTTTCTTTACTAAAAGCTCTCTCAAGTGTTGCTAAAGAATACAATGTTCCATTGATTAGTGGCGCAGCCGCAGAAACCAAAGAAGAGCTGGCCAAAATTGTTACAGAGCTAGCAACTGTTGGCGTGGACACCGTAATGGTGATGCCACCAAAAACCAAATACACGCCTTCTGATGAGGAAATGTATGCGTATTATTCCCTTTCTGCCACAGCTGCAAAAGAGGCCGGTATTACAATAATGCCTTATAACAACCCGGACGCCGCTGGCTATCATCCACTTTCAACTGACCTTCTAACAAAGCTTGCCGCTTTACCTGAAGTTACGGCGCTTAAAATATCCACCATAGATGTATCTGTCATTGAAACGATGGTGCTAGAAAATAAGGACATAAAAGTACTCGCAGGTGTAGATACGGTAACTATACATGCAGGACTCGCTGGCGCATGCGGTGGAATTACAGGCGTTGGCTGTATATTTCCAAAAGCGAGTGTCACTATGCAGGAATACGTGAATAAAGGTGAGTGGGCCGAGGCAAACAAAATTTCTCAAGCTATGAATTCTATATCTTACCTTGATGCACAACCGTTACTTTTAGAATACCTTAAGTTTGCATTTGGCATTCATCATAATGATGTAACTGGCGGGCTTCGTACTTTTGGTAAAAAGTTAAATCAACAGCAAATTGATGATGTACACACAAGGTATGCCTTAGCAAAAGAACGACTCGAGGGTCTGGGTTTAATAGACTGA
- a CDS encoding GntR family transcriptional regulator — protein sequence MAIEHKTRTQLVAEAIREKILTGEIKAGDPLRQAALAAELNVSRIPVREALLQLEAEGLVNFEAHKGATATELSASQIDEIFDLRALLEAELLSHSIEGLTDQDLIDAELILTELESAMDAGDTHLATGDLNSRFHGKLYSRAQRPQTRELVDMYSKNSERYVRMHILLAGGLTTAPEEHRILLNHCRAKNTKKACDFLKKHILGAKNDIKKLLLKIEDEKR from the coding sequence ATGGCTATCGAACACAAAACACGCACCCAATTAGTAGCAGAAGCAATTCGTGAAAAAATATTAACCGGTGAAATCAAAGCTGGTGATCCACTGCGTCAAGCTGCACTTGCTGCTGAGCTTAATGTAAGCCGAATACCTGTTCGTGAGGCACTGCTTCAGCTCGAAGCTGAAGGGCTTGTAAATTTTGAAGCGCATAAAGGAGCCACGGCAACAGAGCTTTCAGCATCACAAATTGATGAAATCTTTGATTTAAGGGCATTACTTGAGGCTGAGCTGCTAAGTCACTCAATAGAAGGTTTAACAGATCAAGATTTAATTGATGCTGAGCTTATCTTAACTGAGCTAGAAAGCGCCATGGATGCAGGTGATACCCACCTAGCAACGGGCGATTTAAACAGCCGTTTTCATGGTAAGTTGTATTCACGCGCACAACGCCCACAAACTCGTGAACTAGTTGATATGTATAGTAAAAATTCAGAGCGTTATGTGCGCATGCATATTTTACTAGCGGGTGGTTTAACCACAGCACCAGAAGAGCACCGTATATTGTTAAATCACTGTCGTGCAAAGAACACTAAAAAAGCGTGTGACTTTTTGAAAAAGCATATCTTAGGCGCCAAAAACGACATTAAAAAGCTATTACTTAAAATAGAAGACGAAAAAAGGTAG
- a CDS encoding aldehyde dehydrogenase (NADP(+)) has protein sequence MTLTGQSLVAGQWVGDSANGEFNAFSPAGNEPLPTCFFNLSATELNVAIEAAQSAFYEYRKTSYAQRADFLMCIADQILALGDDLLEQTQQETNLPLARLQGERMRTVNQLKAFASALRENPESPLGLKIVDEADATRSPLPKPHTELNYLPLGPAAVFGASNFPYAFSTLGGDTAAALAAGCPVIVKNHTAHPGTGELMARAALAAIKECAMPLGVFAMVQSKEHDISHQLVAAPAIKAVGFTGSFNVASKLQETIAKREEPIPFYGELGSINPQVILPNKAIEQSKEMAQSLCQSMLMGNGQFCTSPGLWLVPTGCDELEAHITASINDAPSDTLLTPDIVKTFKHQVEERGQLAQVSVLGKGKLEQTFHANAHVFVCNADDYLTTPALNEEMFGPAALVVRYDSEQQLMTLINKLQGQLTASVHGTKADLSKADSLIEALQYKVGRLIKNQMPTGVEVCGSMNHGGPFPSSTDVRSTSVGTNAMLRFMRPICYQA, from the coding sequence GATTCAGCGAATGGTGAATTTAATGCATTTTCTCCCGCTGGTAATGAACCACTACCTACATGCTTTTTTAATCTCAGCGCCACTGAATTAAACGTTGCAATCGAAGCCGCACAATCGGCTTTTTATGAGTATCGTAAAACTAGCTATGCACAACGTGCTGATTTTTTAATGTGTATTGCAGATCAAATATTAGCGCTTGGTGATGATCTACTTGAGCAAACTCAGCAAGAAACCAACTTACCGCTTGCGCGATTGCAGGGGGAGCGCATGCGCACCGTAAATCAACTTAAAGCGTTTGCCAGTGCATTGCGCGAAAACCCTGAATCACCTTTGGGTTTAAAAATAGTGGATGAGGCCGATGCAACAAGATCACCGTTACCAAAACCACACACTGAACTTAACTATTTACCATTGGGGCCGGCTGCTGTGTTTGGTGCATCTAATTTTCCTTATGCCTTTTCAACATTGGGTGGCGATACAGCAGCGGCACTTGCTGCTGGGTGCCCGGTCATTGTTAAAAATCACACAGCGCATCCAGGAACTGGCGAGTTGATGGCACGTGCGGCGCTTGCAGCCATAAAAGAATGTGCGATGCCATTAGGCGTGTTTGCAATGGTGCAAAGTAAGGAGCATGACATATCGCATCAATTAGTTGCAGCGCCGGCAATTAAAGCGGTTGGCTTTACAGGCTCATTTAACGTGGCTAGTAAACTGCAAGAAACGATTGCTAAACGTGAAGAGCCCATCCCATTTTATGGTGAGCTGGGTAGTATTAACCCTCAAGTTATTTTACCCAATAAAGCCATTGAACAGAGTAAAGAAATGGCGCAGTCACTTTGCCAGTCAATGCTTATGGGTAACGGCCAGTTTTGCACCAGCCCTGGGCTTTGGTTAGTGCCAACCGGGTGTGATGAGCTTGAAGCACATATTACTGCGAGCATTAATGATGCACCATCAGACACTTTGCTCACGCCAGACATTGTTAAAACGTTTAAACATCAAGTAGAAGAGCGAGGCCAACTTGCTCAAGTAAGCGTGTTAGGGAAAGGTAAGCTTGAGCAAACGTTCCATGCTAATGCACATGTATTCGTTTGTAATGCCGACGATTATTTAACAACCCCAGCGTTGAATGAAGAAATGTTTGGCCCTGCTGCATTAGTTGTGCGTTACGACAGTGAACAGCAACTTATGACATTAATAAATAAACTGCAAGGGCAGCTTACAGCCAGCGTTCATGGCACGAAAGCGGATTTAAGCAAAGCAGATAGCCTCATCGAAGCACTGCAATATAAAGTGGGTCGTTTGATAAAAAATCAGATGCCAACAGGTGTTGAAGTGTGTGGTTCAATGAACCACGGTGGGCCATTTCCAAGCTCAACGGATGTACGTAGTACCTCTGTAGGCACAAATGCAATGTTACGTTTTATGCGACCAATTTGCTATCAAGCATAA